A window of Rufibacter sp. LB8 contains these coding sequences:
- a CDS encoding DNA repair ATPase codes for MSASTTTPDASTSSVQLEGGTYEILRNRLSKSGNELRGLLDQLNQERKEVFGAIETKLLATERVTTEHNCVPYDMVPVGDLLLFGYNVHLGLKTEVELSDVFSVYRYEGHQFHHQPLDLIQNATFSDEFQKLYKYYKNTQFVKFAVQGVHLFMVFRIGKGVNDIKTFKWALQAGTLTYLDNRSDHEYTFPNQHDFAWTRVTREAHRKGKHPHISIEDKVFVETIGGDLTIKVEDNTETGQGIYSEPVEDKDQTLDDSELYYAVIGNLILLKIRPYRENAYRYVVYNAKLKEARRIDAIQDCCVFLPEDQGIIYAYGYYLQTGEFKSFDNGLQEMLFEKRITSPNGEDFLYVFYNKQSGVYLLLSYNLITQKIESPIICHGYAIYENGELCYFRADEEPKKHHALQIWQTPYIGSNFTIPVTKESFLYKIGNKEIVRAMAECTEILTLVNKEDSYDNLYLDLIKSTTDVLDSYHWLTKGETFELAQPLGAIRQTATAAVEEFEKVISIRKSTQVQVDQVLGSADALLAQLKLQSNGHINDFVKALADLRKVRGEVISLKELRYADVPRIENYETQLQNFWQEIANQTVDFLLKPDALVPYEQRVAEITEGIDQIAKVVDADATEKEIAGVSTELEMLIEIVSNLKIEDATQTTRIVDAISTIYGSFNKTKATLKRKRQDLLSAEGQAEFNAQIKLISQSVINFLDVCDTPQKCDEFLTKLMVQLEELEGKFSEFDAFLEIIADKREEIYSAFESKKVALQEARNKRATTLQQAADRILKAVQSRISKLETVADINGYFASDLMLEKVRATVAELLAMGDTVKADSIQSRLKTLREDAVRQLKDKSELFVEGQNVLKFGTHHFTVNTQPLELSIVHRDDAMYYHLTGTSFFEKITDERFLSYRPVWEQALISENNQVYRAEYLAFQILQAAQNANSTAQIEEGQEGKLQLLNLEQLYKLSPPDVISYVQQFMASRFNEGYLKGVHDYDAAVILTSLVRLFKTADLLRYPAADRALARCFWALFLKQEQKQLFHHQLKGVSAILQVFPETHQFDALKAELQQELQGFQQQTNFLPEANPTSAGDYLFFELTRGDGFITSAQAATLVQDFRDFLSQRKAWEKFETSAQALEHNKLEQFALLQHWLRAFLSQTNPTAETAYVPEAAALLLLQDLKPAQVVTANLLETLTGLQGSHVLLKEQQYQLQFHQFQQKLAQYESGVVPQYKAFHALKHQLTVAFEEELRLQEFKPKVMASFVRNQLIDQVYLPLIGANLAKQMGTAGETKRTDLMGMLLLLSPPGYGKTTLMEYIANRLGIIFMKINGPAIGHQVTALDPTEAPNAAAREELEKLNLSFEMGDNVMIYLDDIQHCNPEFLQKFISLCDAQRKIEGVYKGRSRTYDFRGKKVCVVMAGNPYTETGDKFRIPDMLANRADIYNLGDILGDTEDVFKLSYIENSLTSNAVLAKLAAKSQKDVYALVKLAETGNNEGLELEGNHTAAEISEYVGVLKKLLTIRDVILKVNLEYIKSAAQADEYRTEPPFKMQGSYRNMNKLAEKVMPIMNEAELHTLILSHYQSESQTLTTGAEANMLKFKQLIGVATAEEIQRWEDIKTAFIRNNKLKGFGDGNQVGQVLAQMENISDGLVGIKQVLGEQRKMENKLVIGEN; via the coding sequence ATGTCTGCATCCACCACCACTCCTGACGCGTCTACTTCTTCTGTTCAACTGGAAGGCGGCACCTATGAAATCCTGCGCAACCGCCTATCTAAAAGCGGAAATGAGCTGCGTGGGCTGCTGGACCAACTAAACCAGGAACGCAAAGAAGTTTTCGGGGCGATTGAGACCAAGCTGCTGGCCACCGAGCGCGTGACCACCGAGCACAACTGCGTGCCCTATGACATGGTGCCCGTGGGCGATCTGCTGCTCTTCGGGTACAACGTGCACCTGGGCCTGAAAACCGAGGTGGAGCTCAGCGATGTGTTCAGCGTGTACCGCTATGAAGGCCACCAGTTCCACCACCAGCCGCTGGACCTCATCCAGAACGCCACCTTTTCAGACGAATTCCAGAAACTCTACAAATACTACAAGAACACCCAGTTTGTGAAGTTTGCCGTGCAGGGCGTGCACCTGTTCATGGTGTTCCGGATTGGCAAGGGCGTCAATGACATCAAAACGTTCAAGTGGGCCCTGCAGGCCGGCACGCTCACGTACCTGGACAACCGCTCTGACCACGAGTACACGTTTCCGAACCAGCATGATTTCGCCTGGACCCGGGTTACCCGCGAGGCGCACCGCAAAGGCAAGCACCCACACATTTCTATTGAAGACAAGGTGTTTGTGGAAACCATTGGCGGCGACCTCACTATTAAAGTAGAAGATAACACCGAGACTGGCCAGGGAATTTATTCAGAACCGGTAGAAGACAAAGACCAGACCCTGGATGACTCAGAACTGTATTATGCTGTCATCGGGAATCTTATCTTGCTCAAAATCAGGCCGTACCGCGAGAACGCTTACCGATACGTGGTCTACAACGCCAAACTCAAAGAAGCGCGCCGCATAGATGCCATACAAGATTGTTGCGTGTTTCTGCCGGAGGATCAGGGTATTATCTACGCGTACGGCTATTACCTGCAGACCGGCGAGTTCAAGAGTTTTGACAACGGCCTGCAGGAAATGCTGTTTGAGAAGCGCATCACCTCGCCCAACGGCGAAGATTTCCTGTACGTCTTTTACAACAAGCAGAGCGGCGTGTATCTGCTGCTGAGCTACAACCTCATCACCCAGAAAATTGAGAGCCCCATCATCTGCCACGGATACGCCATCTATGAAAACGGTGAGCTCTGTTATTTCCGGGCCGACGAGGAACCCAAGAAACACCACGCGCTGCAAATCTGGCAAACGCCGTACATCGGCAGCAACTTCACCATTCCGGTCACCAAAGAGAGTTTCCTGTACAAGATTGGCAACAAGGAAATTGTGCGGGCCATGGCCGAATGCACCGAGATTCTGACCCTTGTTAACAAGGAAGATTCCTATGACAACCTTTACCTGGACCTCATCAAAAGCACCACAGATGTCCTGGATTCCTACCATTGGCTAACCAAGGGAGAAACCTTTGAACTGGCGCAGCCGCTGGGCGCCATCAGGCAGACGGCCACCGCGGCGGTAGAAGAGTTTGAGAAAGTCATCAGCATTAGAAAAAGCACGCAGGTGCAAGTTGACCAGGTACTCGGCTCCGCCGATGCGTTGTTAGCTCAACTAAAACTCCAAAGCAACGGGCACATCAATGATTTTGTGAAGGCCCTGGCAGATTTGCGAAAGGTCCGCGGCGAAGTGATTTCTTTAAAAGAACTGCGCTACGCAGATGTGCCCCGCATTGAGAACTATGAAACTCAGTTGCAAAACTTCTGGCAGGAAATAGCCAACCAAACGGTAGATTTCCTGCTAAAGCCCGATGCCCTGGTGCCCTATGAACAGCGCGTGGCGGAAATTACGGAGGGCATAGACCAGATCGCCAAAGTGGTGGATGCTGATGCCACCGAGAAGGAGATTGCGGGCGTGAGCACTGAATTGGAGATGCTCATTGAGATTGTCAGCAACCTCAAGATTGAAGACGCCACCCAAACCACCCGCATCGTTGACGCCATTTCCACCATTTACGGGTCGTTCAATAAAACCAAGGCCACCCTTAAACGCAAACGGCAGGACCTGCTGAGCGCCGAAGGCCAGGCCGAATTCAACGCCCAGATCAAACTCATCAGCCAGAGCGTTATCAACTTTCTGGATGTCTGCGACACGCCCCAGAAATGCGATGAGTTCCTCACCAAGCTCATGGTACAGCTAGAGGAACTGGAAGGGAAATTCTCTGAGTTTGATGCCTTCCTGGAAATTATTGCCGACAAACGCGAGGAGATTTACAGCGCCTTTGAGAGCAAGAAAGTGGCCCTGCAGGAGGCCCGCAACAAACGCGCCACCACCCTGCAACAGGCCGCCGACCGCATTCTCAAAGCCGTGCAAAGCCGCATCAGCAAGCTGGAGACCGTGGCTGATATCAACGGGTACTTCGCCTCAGATTTGATGCTGGAGAAAGTGCGCGCTACCGTGGCCGAACTCCTGGCTATGGGTGACACCGTGAAAGCAGATTCCATCCAAAGTCGCCTGAAAACGCTGCGCGAAGACGCCGTGCGCCAGCTCAAAGACAAGAGCGAACTGTTTGTGGAGGGGCAAAACGTGCTCAAATTCGGGACGCACCATTTCACAGTGAACACGCAGCCGCTGGAACTTAGCATTGTGCACCGTGATGATGCCATGTACTATCACCTCACCGGCACCAGCTTCTTTGAGAAAATAACCGATGAACGGTTTCTGAGTTACCGGCCCGTGTGGGAGCAAGCGCTCATCTCAGAAAATAACCAAGTGTACCGCGCTGAGTATTTAGCGTTCCAGATTCTGCAAGCCGCGCAAAACGCCAACAGCACTGCCCAGATAGAGGAAGGCCAGGAAGGGAAATTGCAGCTGTTGAACCTGGAGCAACTCTATAAACTGTCGCCGCCCGATGTCATTTCCTACGTGCAACAGTTCATGGCGTCAAGGTTCAACGAAGGCTACCTCAAAGGCGTGCATGACTATGACGCAGCTGTGATTTTGACCTCTCTGGTGCGCCTGTTCAAAACGGCAGATTTGCTCCGGTACCCGGCCGCAGACCGCGCGTTGGCCCGCTGTTTTTGGGCTCTGTTTCTCAAACAGGAGCAAAAACAGCTGTTCCACCACCAACTCAAAGGCGTGAGCGCCATTCTGCAGGTGTTCCCGGAAACCCACCAGTTTGATGCCCTCAAAGCCGAATTGCAGCAGGAGTTACAGGGTTTCCAGCAGCAGACGAATTTCTTGCCGGAAGCCAATCCAACCTCGGCTGGTGATTACCTCTTTTTTGAACTCACCCGCGGTGACGGATTCATTACCAGCGCGCAGGCCGCGACTTTGGTACAGGATTTCCGGGATTTTCTGAGCCAGAGAAAAGCCTGGGAAAAATTTGAGACCTCGGCCCAGGCTCTGGAACACAACAAGCTGGAACAATTTGCCTTGCTGCAGCATTGGCTCCGGGCGTTTCTTTCCCAAACCAACCCAACGGCAGAAACGGCCTATGTGCCCGAGGCGGCTGCACTGTTATTGCTGCAAGACTTGAAACCGGCACAAGTGGTCACCGCTAACCTGCTGGAAACGTTGACGGGTTTGCAAGGCAGCCATGTCTTGCTGAAAGAGCAGCAGTACCAATTGCAGTTCCATCAGTTTCAGCAGAAGTTGGCGCAGTATGAATCCGGGGTGGTGCCGCAGTACAAAGCCTTCCATGCGCTCAAGCACCAACTCACCGTGGCCTTTGAGGAAGAACTGCGCCTGCAGGAATTCAAACCGAAGGTGATGGCCTCTTTTGTCCGGAACCAGTTGATTGACCAGGTGTATTTGCCGCTCATAGGTGCCAACCTGGCCAAGCAGATGGGCACCGCCGGCGAAACCAAGCGCACCGATTTAATGGGTATGTTGCTCTTGCTGTCGCCGCCGGGTTACGGAAAGACCACGCTCATGGAGTACATCGCCAACCGCTTGGGCATTATCTTTATGAAAATCAACGGTCCGGCCATTGGGCACCAGGTCACGGCGCTGGACCCCACCGAGGCCCCCAACGCCGCCGCCCGCGAAGAACTGGAGAAACTGAACCTGTCTTTTGAGATGGGCGACAACGTGATGATTTACCTGGACGATATTCAGCACTGCAACCCGGAGTTCCTGCAGAAATTCATTTCGCTCTGCGATGCCCAGCGCAAGATTGAGGGCGTGTACAAAGGCCGCAGCCGCACCTATGATTTCCGGGGCAAGAAAGTCTGCGTGGTCATGGCCGGGAACCCCTATACCGAGACCGGCGACAAGTTCCGGATCCCAGACATGCTGGCCAACCGCGCTGACATTTACAACCTGGGCGACATTCTAGGCGACACTGAGGACGTGTTCAAACTCAGCTACATTGAGAACTCGCTTACTTCCAACGCCGTGCTGGCCAAGCTGGCCGCCAAAAGCCAGAAAGACGTGTACGCGTTGGTGAAACTGGCCGAGACCGGGAACAACGAAGGCCTTGAACTGGAAGGCAACCACACCGCCGCCGAAATCAGCGAATATGTGGGCGTGCTCAAAAAACTCCTCACCATCAGAGACGTCATTTTGAAGGTAAACCTGGAGTACATCAAGTCTGCCGCGCAAGCCGACGAGTACCGCACCGAGCCGCCGTTCAAAATGCAGGGCTCGTACCGCAACATGAACAAGCTGGCCGAGAAAGTGATGCCGATTATGAACGAGGCCGAGTTGCACACGCTCATTTTGTCGCATTACCAGTCAGAATCTCAGACGCTCACTACCGGTGCCGAGGCCAACATGCTCAAATTCAAGCAACTCATCGGCGTAGCCACCGCAGAAGAAATCCAGCGCTGGGAAGACATCAAAACGGCCTTCATCAGGAACAACAAACTCAAAGGCTTCGGCGACGGCAACCAGGTAGGGCAGGTGCTGGCCCAGATGGAGAACATCTCTGATGGTTTGGTTGGGATCAAGCAGGTGTTAGGGGAGCAACGGAAGATGGAAAATAAGCTGGTGATAGGAGAAAACTAG
- a CDS encoding DinB family protein encodes MELNHKLLRQFEQEAANTKKMLERVPQEHFDWRPHAKSMTLKELAAHVAELPAMFIAGVLQAEELDFTKQKYTPFTGTTHQELMQFFEDNCKKASKALDHTNIVEIGKTWTMRNGEHVIMSLPKQAVIRTMAMNHVIHHRGQLSVYLRLLDVPVPGMYGPSADEGFSG; translated from the coding sequence ATGGAACTGAACCACAAACTCCTCAGGCAGTTTGAGCAGGAAGCCGCCAACACCAAGAAAATGCTGGAACGCGTGCCACAGGAGCACTTTGACTGGAGGCCGCATGCCAAGAGCATGACCCTGAAAGAACTGGCCGCCCACGTGGCCGAACTGCCCGCCATGTTCATTGCCGGCGTTCTGCAGGCCGAGGAACTGGACTTCACCAAACAGAAATACACGCCTTTCACGGGCACTACCCACCAGGAGCTCATGCAGTTCTTTGAAGACAACTGCAAAAAAGCCAGCAAGGCACTGGACCACACCAACATAGTGGAAATTGGCAAAACCTGGACCATGCGCAACGGCGAGCACGTGATTATGTCGCTTCCCAAGCAGGCGGTGATCAGAACCATGGCCATGAACCACGTCATCCATCACCGCGGGCAATTGAGCGTGTACCTGCGCTTGCTGGACGTGCCGGTGCCAGGCATGTACGGGCCCTCCGCCGATGAAGGGTTCAGTGGATAG
- a CDS encoding acyl-CoA desaturase yields MATPKFIAPTTSFYSELKNRTNAYFEEIGASPTGNYKLWLKAAILMTSLVLLYVHLVFFTPNVWLALVECLLLGGVTAAIGFNVMHDGGHGSFSKKKWVNELAGLSLNMLGANIHMWTTKHNLIHHTYTNIDGVDDDLDAKPFLRLCDNQEHLKMHKYQHYYFWGAYAMLYLYWIFFTDYVKYFTQKVGDIPIKKMTKTDHLSFWGFKVMHFVLFVVVPIYTVGFLPWLAGFLLYGMFTGLVLSIVFQLAHTVEHTHFPMPTVATNRIEDEWALHQLKTTANFATNNKIVSWLTGGLNFQIEHHLFPRISHVHYPAISKIIKEACAEFGVVYNEYPKTRTAIMSHIAHLRQLALQPVLVQR; encoded by the coding sequence ATGGCAACACCCAAATTCATTGCACCCACCACTTCGTTTTACTCAGAACTTAAGAACCGCACCAATGCCTATTTTGAGGAAATTGGGGCGTCGCCTACGGGCAATTACAAACTCTGGCTCAAGGCAGCCATTCTCATGACCAGCCTGGTTTTGCTGTACGTGCACCTGGTGTTCTTCACACCCAACGTATGGTTGGCCCTGGTGGAATGCCTTTTGCTGGGCGGCGTGACAGCGGCCATCGGTTTCAACGTGATGCATGACGGCGGCCACGGAAGCTTCAGCAAGAAGAAATGGGTTAATGAACTGGCCGGCCTTTCTCTGAACATGTTGGGCGCCAACATCCACATGTGGACCACCAAGCACAACCTCATACACCACACCTACACCAACATTGACGGCGTAGATGACGACCTGGACGCCAAACCCTTCCTGCGCCTCTGCGATAACCAGGAACACCTTAAAATGCACAAATACCAGCATTATTATTTCTGGGGCGCGTACGCCATGCTGTACCTGTACTGGATTTTCTTTACAGATTACGTTAAGTACTTCACCCAGAAAGTAGGCGATATTCCAATCAAGAAAATGACCAAAACTGACCACCTTTCCTTCTGGGGATTTAAGGTGATGCACTTTGTGCTGTTTGTGGTGGTGCCTATTTACACCGTCGGGTTTCTGCCTTGGTTAGCTGGTTTCTTGCTGTACGGCATGTTCACCGGGCTGGTGCTGAGCATTGTGTTCCAGCTGGCGCACACCGTGGAGCATACGCATTTCCCCATGCCTACCGTGGCTACCAACCGCATTGAAGACGAATGGGCGCTGCACCAGTTGAAAACCACTGCCAACTTCGCTACCAACAACAAGATTGTAAGCTGGCTGACCGGCGGTCTGAACTTCCAGATTGAGCACCATTTGTTTCCAAGAATTTCCCACGTGCATTACCCGGCCATCAGCAAGATTATCAAAGAAGCCTGCGCGGAGTTTGGGGTGGTCTACAATGAATACCCGAAGACCAGAACCGCCATCATGTCGCATATTGCGCATTTACGCCAGTTAGCCCTACAGCCGGTTCTGGTGCAGCGGTAA
- a CDS encoding RNA polymerase sigma factor, producing MPLETLFLDLLETDKHRIFRICRSFAPDPEAAQDLFQETVLQLWKSLPTFRGEAHIRTWVYRVTLNVCLQGRHQYKRQQRQTVHLDSIQFGNVPEVTPDPDQEARLQALHTCIQKLNETDRSLVLLYLEDLPYKEIATVTGLSENHVAVKMKRIREKLFTCLQPALC from the coding sequence ATGCCTTTAGAAACGCTTTTCCTGGACCTGCTGGAGACAGACAAGCACCGCATCTTCCGGATTTGCCGAAGCTTCGCGCCAGACCCCGAGGCCGCCCAAGACCTGTTCCAGGAAACCGTGCTCCAACTTTGGAAGTCGTTGCCTACGTTCAGGGGCGAGGCCCACATACGCACCTGGGTGTACCGCGTCACGCTCAACGTCTGCCTGCAGGGTCGCCACCAGTACAAACGCCAGCAGCGCCAGACCGTGCACCTGGACAGCATCCAGTTCGGGAATGTGCCCGAGGTAACGCCAGACCCAGACCAGGAAGCGCGGCTGCAGGCCCTGCACACCTGCATCCAGAAACTGAACGAAACCGACCGCTCCCTGGTGCTGCTCTACCTGGAAGACTTGCCTTACAAAGAAATTGCCACCGTCACCGGCCTCTCAGAAAACCACGTGGCCGTCAAGATGAAGCGCATCAGAGAAAAACTGTTCACCTGTTTACAACCCGCCCTATGCTAG
- the arsC gene encoding arsenate reductase (glutaredoxin) (This arsenate reductase requires both glutathione and glutaredoxin to convert arsenate to arsenite, after which the efflux transporter formed by ArsA and ArsB can extrude the arsenite from the cell, providing resistance.): protein MITIYHNNRCSKSRETLALLENSTQPVNVINYLTSPPTVAELRDLLAKLQLGPEDIIRKGEALYKEVYATQHLTADEWLQVLTQNPVLIERPIVVHGDKAVIGRPPQNVLTIL, encoded by the coding sequence ATGATCACCATTTACCACAACAACCGCTGCAGCAAAAGCCGTGAAACGCTGGCTTTGTTAGAAAACAGCACGCAGCCCGTTAATGTTATCAATTACCTGACCTCGCCGCCCACCGTAGCTGAGCTGCGCGACCTGCTGGCCAAGCTGCAATTGGGCCCCGAAGACATTATTAGGAAAGGGGAGGCCCTCTACAAAGAAGTCTACGCCACCCAGCACCTCACCGCAGACGAATGGCTACAGGTGTTAACCCAGAACCCAGTGCTCATAGAACGCCCCATTGTAGTACACGGCGACAAAGCCGTCATTGGTCGGCCGCCGCAGAACGTGCTGACTATTCTGTAA
- a CDS encoding CsbD family protein, with translation METHEGEYRARGNWNELKGKMKMAYGDLTDDDLAYDEGQEDKWLGKLQQKLGKTEHEIKSWLKSL, from the coding sequence ATGGAAACACACGAAGGAGAATATAGAGCTCGCGGGAACTGGAACGAACTCAAGGGCAAAATGAAGATGGCGTACGGCGATCTCACCGATGATGATCTTGCGTATGACGAGGGTCAGGAAGACAAGTGGTTGGGTAAGCTGCAGCAGAAGCTGGGCAAGACCGAGCACGAAATCAAGAGCTGGCTCAAGTCTCTCTAA
- a CDS encoding J domain-containing protein, translating to MATSENASQLPTFNPSGKAHLSALQEQFNTYVTAVDELKSRLAERQQQTQEIQTRLQKEVQPLVREMVERRVALVQYLDQFYSQTDLPKLEQEKLAGFIKNQASFLVQHHDAQEMEEILRRYSEPVPNSAARPDKNSAKEETQHLLKHVLGLDVQLQDLQDLEAFQARLDQQMQEEQEKREAQRTHRQKEKAQQSKEVKLKKELESISKASRRLYTTLAKLLHPDTERDETARHWKEEAMKKVTVAYHQDDFFELLRLQMEFMHEQEQVLAKVPEDQLAYYVRLLQEQLQELEEEQGEFHLGTAGQLLQDFGGTAKQREAKFRAAKRGLKEEIQQLEFALADFQDPAAVRAFIKGLSL from the coding sequence ATGGCTACTTCAGAAAACGCCTCGCAACTACCCACCTTCAACCCCAGCGGCAAAGCCCATTTGTCTGCCTTGCAGGAGCAGTTCAACACGTACGTGACGGCGGTAGATGAACTCAAGTCGCGGTTGGCCGAGCGGCAGCAACAGACCCAGGAAATTCAGACGAGGTTGCAGAAAGAAGTACAGCCGCTGGTTCGGGAAATGGTGGAGCGGCGCGTGGCCTTGGTGCAGTACTTAGACCAATTCTATAGCCAGACGGACTTGCCAAAGTTAGAGCAGGAAAAGCTGGCCGGGTTTATCAAAAACCAGGCATCGTTCTTAGTGCAGCACCATGACGCGCAGGAAATGGAGGAAATTCTACGGCGGTATTCTGAGCCAGTCCCCAATTCTGCTGCAAGACCAGATAAAAATAGCGCCAAAGAAGAAACCCAGCACCTACTCAAGCATGTGCTGGGGCTAGACGTGCAACTGCAGGATTTGCAGGACCTGGAGGCGTTTCAGGCGCGGCTGGACCAGCAGATGCAGGAAGAGCAGGAAAAACGCGAGGCGCAACGCACCCACCGCCAGAAAGAGAAAGCGCAGCAGAGCAAGGAAGTAAAACTCAAGAAAGAACTGGAGAGCATCAGCAAGGCCAGCCGCCGGTTGTACACCACCCTGGCCAAACTCCTGCACCCCGACACCGAACGCGACGAAACCGCCCGCCACTGGAAAGAGGAAGCCATGAAAAAGGTGACCGTGGCCTACCACCAAGATGATTTCTTTGAACTGCTCAGGCTCCAGATGGAATTCATGCATGAACAGGAACAGGTGCTGGCCAAGGTGCCTGAAGACCAACTGGCGTATTACGTGCGCCTCTTGCAGGAGCAACTCCAGGAACTGGAAGAAGAGCAGGGTGAATTCCACTTGGGCACGGCGGGACAGCTGTTGCAGGACTTCGGGGGTACGGCTAAGCAGCGGGAGGCCAAGTTCAGGGCCGCCAAACGCGGGCTCAAAGAAGAGATTCAGCAACTGGAGTTCGCATTGGCAGACTTCCAGGATCCGGCCGCAGTGCGGGCGTTTATCAAAGGATTATCTCTTTAG
- a CDS encoding aminoacyl-histidine dipeptidase, giving the protein MNTDIANLEPQPLWKHFAELNSVPRPSKKEERVIKFMQDFGNSQGFETITDEVGNVIIRKPASPGMEDRQTVILQSHLDMVHQKNADTDFDFESQGIEMYIDGDWVKAKSTTLGADNGIGVATMMALLTRKDIAHPPLELLFTIDEETGMTGAQGLKGGLLKGSILLNLDTEDDRELTIGCAGGVDVTATGSYNEENIPFDFVGYKLNLTGLTGGHSGMDIHLGRGNANKLMNRLLYQATDKFNARVYSIDGGSLRNAIPRESFAEVAVPEAKAELFEAFLEKQTDILQAEYSLTDPNLQLQAEPIDLPSSGISYDFQNQLLRALYACPNGIYRMSPAIAGLVQTSNNLARVLVKDGTYSIQCLTRSSVDSEKLDLAQAIQSTFELAGASVTQKGAYPGWTPDPTSTIVATMTNLYKELFQEEPHVNACHAGLECGILGTNYPELEMISFGPTITGAHSPDEKVQISSVQKYWKFLLETLQRVPVR; this is encoded by the coding sequence ATGAACACAGACATAGCCAACCTGGAACCCCAACCGCTTTGGAAACACTTCGCTGAACTGAATTCGGTGCCCCGCCCCTCCAAAAAAGAAGAACGCGTGATCAAGTTCATGCAGGACTTCGGGAACAGCCAGGGTTTTGAGACCATCACAGACGAAGTGGGCAATGTGATCATCCGGAAACCCGCCAGCCCGGGCATGGAAGACCGCCAGACCGTAATCCTGCAAAGCCACCTGGACATGGTACACCAGAAAAACGCCGATACGGATTTCGATTTTGAAAGCCAGGGCATTGAGATGTACATTGACGGCGATTGGGTAAAGGCCAAAAGCACCACCCTGGGCGCCGACAACGGCATTGGCGTGGCCACCATGATGGCGCTGCTTACCCGCAAAGACATTGCGCACCCGCCGCTGGAACTGCTTTTCACCATTGACGAGGAAACCGGCATGACCGGCGCCCAGGGCCTGAAAGGCGGCCTGCTCAAAGGCTCTATTTTATTGAACCTAGACACCGAAGATGACCGTGAACTCACCATTGGCTGCGCCGGCGGCGTTGATGTGACCGCCACGGGTTCTTACAATGAAGAGAACATTCCGTTTGACTTTGTGGGCTACAAGCTGAACCTCACCGGCCTCACCGGCGGGCATAGCGGCATGGACATTCACCTGGGCCGCGGCAACGCCAACAAATTGATGAACCGCCTGCTTTACCAGGCCACCGACAAGTTCAACGCCCGCGTGTACAGCATTGACGGCGGCAGCCTGCGCAACGCCATCCCCCGTGAGTCGTTTGCCGAAGTGGCCGTGCCCGAGGCCAAAGCTGAACTGTTTGAGGCCTTCCTGGAGAAACAGACCGACATTCTACAAGCCGAGTATTCCCTCACCGACCCTAACCTGCAACTGCAGGCCGAGCCTATTGATTTGCCGTCATCGGGGATTTCCTATGATTTCCAGAACCAATTGCTGCGCGCGCTCTACGCCTGCCCCAACGGCATTTACCGCATGAGTCCGGCCATTGCGGGCTTGGTGCAGACCTCTAACAACCTGGCGCGCGTGCTGGTGAAAGACGGCACCTATTCCATTCAATGCCTCACCCGCAGTTCCGTGGATTCTGAGAAGCTGGACTTGGCGCAAGCCATACAGAGCACCTTTGAACTGGCCGGTGCCAGCGTGACCCAGAAAGGCGCCTACCCCGGCTGGACCCCAGACCCAACCTCCACCATTGTGGCCACCATGACCAATCTGTACAAAGAACTGTTCCAGGAAGAACCCCACGTAAACGCCTGCCACGCCGGTTTGGAATGTGGTATTTTGGGTACCAACTACCCAGAATTGGAGATGATTTCCTTCGGCCCTACAATCACCGGCGCGCATTCCCCAGATGAGAAAGTGCAGATCAGTTCCGTTCAGAAATACTGGAAGTTCTTGCTGGAGACCTTGCAGCGCGTGCCTGTTCGTTAA